Proteins encoded by one window of Thunnus thynnus chromosome 3, fThuThy2.1, whole genome shotgun sequence:
- the ttbk1a gene encoding tau-tubulin kinase 1 isoform X2 produces MILTCMPPVSPSSPWLPRDPRTVAGFRGTVRYASVNAHKNKEMGRHDDLWSLFYMLVEFAVGQLPWRKIKDKEQVGQIKERYDHRMLLKHMPSEFNIFLDHVLALDYYTKPDYQLLMSVFENSMKERIITENEPFDWEKGGSDVTLSTSASTQPQHNTRPTAAMVGAIVTPVPGDLQRENTDDVLQDEHLSDQENAPPAPPSRPPPGETPVQHTGEPGEAWEDTDFNRNRLRISLNKGAQEEESGRGACPVSPARVGAPESPTGQGRSLRYRRVNSPESDRLSAAEGRADAYGQRSRMDILGSPSRHVYSSQPAQMLSVDPGCRGDRQISGRQEVSVASVDQEAHSNAFIRSVPLAEEEDFDSKEWVIIDKEAELRDFQPTTSGTTDEEPEELRPLEEQEERRRLRAAGGELVVRPKTHTRESSRGMLTLTEEEASRRSGGSPAQSPCHSLPSGRPRRRESEPTGPQRPVLSPTEQSTPSPPSPDYRTKGQSDEKEHFHILPQLQAKRADFLTVMLTGTLPQRRSFATPEEDIPEPPGPKDDDVTKSESNSEASQKSTERSQEAAPSTLMAEDQRGQREHASAADADPDLEDASKTLVLFSPGDTRKSPSGGDHVLEGELATPFALTPRNDRLLVGEAIQPEPSETGRLSPALRSDLRPSTPIAPASPPFTKVERTFIHIAETSHLNVMSSNGHSAKDSDREVLAIMKDVAVEDDTHEQGGAPVTEEPPEESVPDQPPPVDKHPKIENGPSPVLAQSLEPVPEAMSPVQEQKQPSSSEEAAKFQITESELPGAIKPRIRSRIPVLISEEDSGSEQSSSLSARARLQQRARQLDLARMLVQKQQGRWMRRRMLSGTSSSLSSGDDEHRRASETLSTTGSEEDTHTSDESKRSSRLKPTEEQGSKECRSRIPRPVTPVKRPSGKFATVPSPLSLPEPSTTEGASSFSNGHQKIGLSTLSTQRKSKPVPPRSSSSCPRPSAVPVQSGSPRMPLRVLFGTRRSLSSTHCRTDSPSPQRVCPSRQPLSVRAPTVPVLPPRTTTTMRRSASQEATAQSSSSTTPARTRPKPATPAKGKPNAREKSVPAR; encoded by the exons GAAATGGGTCGCCATGACGACCTGTGGTCATTGTTTTACATGCTGGTGGAGTTCGCTGTTGGACAGTTGCCATGGCGAAAGATCAAAGATAAG GAACAAGTTGGTCAGATTAAAGAGCGTTATGACCATCGGATGCTGCTCAAACACATGCCTTCAGAGTTTAACATCTTCCTGGACCACGTCCTGGCCCTGGACTACTACACCAAACCGGATTACCag CTGCTGATGTCAGTGTTTGAGAACAGCATGAAGGAGCGAATCATCACCGAGAATGAGCCTTTTGATTGGGAGAAgggaggaagtgatgtcacgCTGTCGACCAGTGCCTCCACCCAACCACAGCACAACACCCGACCCACTGCCGCCATGGTGGG AGCCATCGTGACACCGGTTCCTGGAGACCTTCAGCGGGAGAACACCGACGACGTTCTGCAGGACGAACATCTCAGTGACCAGGAGAACGCCCCCCCGGCCCCGCCCAGCCGGCCCCCCCCTGGGGAAACGCCCGTCCAGCACACCGGGGAGCCGGGCGAGGCCTGGGAGGACACGGACTTCAACCGCAACAGACTCAGGATCAGCCTTAACAAG GGGGCTCAGGAGGAGGAGTCGGGGCGGGGTGCGTGTCCGGTGTCGCCGGCTCGAGTTGGAGCCCCAGAGTCACCGACGGGTCAGGGTCGGTCCTTACGATACCGCCGAGTCAACAGCCCCGAATCTGACCGCCTGTCTGCCGCCGAGGGCCGCGCCGACGCCTACGGACAGAG GTCTCGGATGGACATCCTCGGCTCGCCGTCTCGTCACGTCTACTCCTCCCAGCCGGCTCAGATGCTGTCCGTCGATCCCGGTTGCCGAGGCGACCGTCAGATCAGCGGCCGCCAGGAAGTGTCGGTGGCGTCCGTCGACCAAGAGGCGCACAGCAATGCCTTCATCCGCTCCGTGCcgctggccgaggaggaggactTCGACAGCAAGGAGTGGGTGATCATCGACAAAGAGGCGGAGCTACGAGACTTCCAGCCGACCACGTCGGGAACCACAGACGAGGAGCCCGAAGAGCTCCGCCCcctggaggagcaggaggagaggaggcggCTCCGGGCGGCAG GCGGCGAGCTGGTGGTTCGTCCAAAGACTCAcaccagggagagcagcagagggATGCTAACGCTAACGGAGGAGGAGGCGTCGAGGAGGAGCGGCGGGAGCCCCGCCCAGTCGCCCTGTCACTCGCTGCCGTCGGGACGCCCCCGCCGGAGAGAGTCCGAGCCCACTGGACCTCAGAGACCG GTGTTGTCGCCCACGGAGCAGAGCACCCCCTCACCACCCTCCCCAGACTATCGGACAAAAGGCCAGAGCGACGAGAAGGAGCATTTCCACATCCTTCCTCAGCTTCAGGCCAAGAGGGCCGACTTCCTCACAGTCATGCTGACTGGTACCTTGCCACAACGCCGGAGCTTCGCCACACCAGAGGAAGACATCCCAGAACCTCCAGGGCCGaaagatgatgatgtcacaaagAGCGAGTCCAACAGCGAGGCCAGTCAGAAGAGCACTGAACGCAGCCAGGAAGCTGCACCTTCCACACTCATGGCGGAGGACCAGAGGGGCCAAAGGGAGCACGCCTCAGCTGCTGATGCAGACCCTGATCTGGAGGATGCCTCCAAGACCCTTGTCCTCTTCTCACCTGGAGACACTCGTAAGTCCCCGTCTGGTGGCGATCATGTTCTGGAGGGCGAGTTGGCCACACCATTTGCCCTAACTCCCCGTAACGACCGCCTTCTGGTTGGGGAGGCAATCCAGCCAGAGCCCTCTGAGACTGGACGTTTGTCCCCTGCTCTCAGGTCAGACCTGAGGCCTTCCACTCCCATTGCTCCTGCTTCACCACCCTTCACCAAAGTTGAGCGCACTTTCATCCATATTGCAGAGACATCACACCTCAATGTCATGTCTTCCAACGGTCACTCTGCCAAGGACAGTGACCGGGAAGTCTTGGCCATCATGAAGGATGTGGCTGTAGAGGATGATACCCATGAGCAGGGGGGAGCACCAGTGACAGAAGAGCCTCCAGAGGAATCTGTACCAGACCAACCTCCACCAGTTGACAAACACCCCAAAATTGAGAATGGTCCATCACCTGTCCTGGCTCAGTCTTTGGAGCCTGTCCCAGAAGCCATGTCACCAGTGCAAGAACAGAAACAGCCATCGTCCAGTGAAGAAGCTGCCAAGTTTCAGATAACCGAATCCGAGCTACCAGGGGCCATAAAGCCCAGGATCCGTAGCCGAATCCCTGTGCTCATCTCTGAAGAAGACTCAGGCTCTGAGCAGTCCTCCTCCCTCTCGGCACGGGCTCGGCTTCAGCAGCGAGCCAGGCAGCTGGACTTGGCCCGCATGCTGGTCCAGAAGCAGCAGGGTCgctggatgaggaggaggatgctaTCTGGGACATCATCATCGTTGTCCTCTGGAGATGATGAGCATCGGAGGGCTTCAGAAACTCTGTCCACCACCGGCTCAGAGGAGGACACTCATACCTCGGACGAGTCCAAGAGGAGCTCCCGTCTCAAACCAACAGAAGAGCAGGGCTCCAAGGAGTGCAGGAGCAGGATCCCCAGGCCCGTCACCCCCGTAAAGAGGCCTTCAGGGAAGTTTGCCACtgttccttctcctctctccttgccAGAGCCCAGCACCACCGAAGGAGCATCGTCCTTCAGTAATGg GCATCAGAAAATTGGACTAAGCACTCTCAGCACCCAACGAAAATCCAAACCTGTCCCACCCAGGTCCTCCTCCTCATGTCCCCGTCCTTCTGCTGTCCCCGTCCAGTCGGGCAGCCCTCGAATGCCCCTCCGAGTCCTATTTGGAACCCGCCGCAGCCTTAGCTCCACCCACTGCAGGACTGACAGCCCCTCCCCTCAGAGAGTATGTCCGTCCAGGCAGCCCCTCTCCGTTCGAGCCCCAACTGTCCCCGTGCTACCGCCCAGGACTACAACAACCATGCGGCGCAGCGCCTCGCAGGAAGCCACCGCTCAGTCATCTTCTAGCACCACGCCCGCTCGGACCAGGCCAAAACCAGCCACTCCAGCTAAGGGGAAACCGAACGCCAGGGAGAAGTCAGTGCCCGCTAGATAA
- the ttbk1a gene encoding tau-tubulin kinase 1 isoform X3 yields the protein MGRHDDLWSLFYMLVEFAVGQLPWRKIKDKEQVGQIKERYDHRMLLKHMPSEFNIFLDHVLALDYYTKPDYQLLMSVFENSMKERIITENEPFDWEKGGSDVTLSTSASTQPQHNTRPTAAMVGAIVTPVPGDLQRENTDDVLQDEHLSDQENAPPAPPSRPPPGETPVQHTGEPGEAWEDTDFNRNRLRISLNKGAQEEESGRGACPVSPARVGAPESPTGQGRSLRYRRVNSPESDRLSAAEGRADAYGQRSRMDILGSPSRHVYSSQPAQMLSVDPGCRGDRQISGRQEVSVASVDQEAHSNAFIRSVPLAEEEDFDSKEWVIIDKEAELRDFQPTTSGTTDEEPEELRPLEEQEERRRLRAAGGELVVRPKTHTRESSRGMLTLTEEEASRRSGGSPAQSPCHSLPSGRPRRRESEPTGPQRPVLSPTEQSTPSPPSPDYRTKGQSDEKEHFHILPQLQAKRADFLTVMLTGTLPQRRSFATPEEDIPEPPGPKDDDVTKSESNSEASQKSTERSQEAAPSTLMAEDQRGQREHASAADADPDLEDASKTLVLFSPGDTRKSPSGGDHVLEGELATPFALTPRNDRLLVGEAIQPEPSETGRLSPALRSDLRPSTPIAPASPPFTKVERTFIHIAETSHLNVMSSNGHSAKDSDREVLAIMKDVAVEDDTHEQGGAPVTEEPPEESVPDQPPPVDKHPKIENGPSPVLAQSLEPVPEAMSPVQEQKQPSSSEEAAKFQITESELPGAIKPRIRSRIPVLISEEDSGSEQSSSLSARARLQQRARQLDLARMLVQKQQGRWMRRRMLSGTSSSLSSGDDEHRRASETLSTTGSEEDTHTSDESKRSSRLKPTEEQGSKECRSRIPRPVTPVKRPSGKFATVPSPLSLPEPSTTEGASSFSNGHQKIGLSTLSTQRKSKPVPPRSSSSCPRPSAVPVQSGSPRMPLRVLFGTRRSLSSTHCRTDSPSPQRVCPSRQPLSVRAPTVPVLPPRTTTTMRRSASQEATAQSSSSTTPARTRPKPATPAKGKPNAREKSVPAR from the exons ATGGGTCGCCATGACGACCTGTGGTCATTGTTTTACATGCTGGTGGAGTTCGCTGTTGGACAGTTGCCATGGCGAAAGATCAAAGATAAG GAACAAGTTGGTCAGATTAAAGAGCGTTATGACCATCGGATGCTGCTCAAACACATGCCTTCAGAGTTTAACATCTTCCTGGACCACGTCCTGGCCCTGGACTACTACACCAAACCGGATTACCag CTGCTGATGTCAGTGTTTGAGAACAGCATGAAGGAGCGAATCATCACCGAGAATGAGCCTTTTGATTGGGAGAAgggaggaagtgatgtcacgCTGTCGACCAGTGCCTCCACCCAACCACAGCACAACACCCGACCCACTGCCGCCATGGTGGG AGCCATCGTGACACCGGTTCCTGGAGACCTTCAGCGGGAGAACACCGACGACGTTCTGCAGGACGAACATCTCAGTGACCAGGAGAACGCCCCCCCGGCCCCGCCCAGCCGGCCCCCCCCTGGGGAAACGCCCGTCCAGCACACCGGGGAGCCGGGCGAGGCCTGGGAGGACACGGACTTCAACCGCAACAGACTCAGGATCAGCCTTAACAAG GGGGCTCAGGAGGAGGAGTCGGGGCGGGGTGCGTGTCCGGTGTCGCCGGCTCGAGTTGGAGCCCCAGAGTCACCGACGGGTCAGGGTCGGTCCTTACGATACCGCCGAGTCAACAGCCCCGAATCTGACCGCCTGTCTGCCGCCGAGGGCCGCGCCGACGCCTACGGACAGAG GTCTCGGATGGACATCCTCGGCTCGCCGTCTCGTCACGTCTACTCCTCCCAGCCGGCTCAGATGCTGTCCGTCGATCCCGGTTGCCGAGGCGACCGTCAGATCAGCGGCCGCCAGGAAGTGTCGGTGGCGTCCGTCGACCAAGAGGCGCACAGCAATGCCTTCATCCGCTCCGTGCcgctggccgaggaggaggactTCGACAGCAAGGAGTGGGTGATCATCGACAAAGAGGCGGAGCTACGAGACTTCCAGCCGACCACGTCGGGAACCACAGACGAGGAGCCCGAAGAGCTCCGCCCcctggaggagcaggaggagaggaggcggCTCCGGGCGGCAG GCGGCGAGCTGGTGGTTCGTCCAAAGACTCAcaccagggagagcagcagagggATGCTAACGCTAACGGAGGAGGAGGCGTCGAGGAGGAGCGGCGGGAGCCCCGCCCAGTCGCCCTGTCACTCGCTGCCGTCGGGACGCCCCCGCCGGAGAGAGTCCGAGCCCACTGGACCTCAGAGACCG GTGTTGTCGCCCACGGAGCAGAGCACCCCCTCACCACCCTCCCCAGACTATCGGACAAAAGGCCAGAGCGACGAGAAGGAGCATTTCCACATCCTTCCTCAGCTTCAGGCCAAGAGGGCCGACTTCCTCACAGTCATGCTGACTGGTACCTTGCCACAACGCCGGAGCTTCGCCACACCAGAGGAAGACATCCCAGAACCTCCAGGGCCGaaagatgatgatgtcacaaagAGCGAGTCCAACAGCGAGGCCAGTCAGAAGAGCACTGAACGCAGCCAGGAAGCTGCACCTTCCACACTCATGGCGGAGGACCAGAGGGGCCAAAGGGAGCACGCCTCAGCTGCTGATGCAGACCCTGATCTGGAGGATGCCTCCAAGACCCTTGTCCTCTTCTCACCTGGAGACACTCGTAAGTCCCCGTCTGGTGGCGATCATGTTCTGGAGGGCGAGTTGGCCACACCATTTGCCCTAACTCCCCGTAACGACCGCCTTCTGGTTGGGGAGGCAATCCAGCCAGAGCCCTCTGAGACTGGACGTTTGTCCCCTGCTCTCAGGTCAGACCTGAGGCCTTCCACTCCCATTGCTCCTGCTTCACCACCCTTCACCAAAGTTGAGCGCACTTTCATCCATATTGCAGAGACATCACACCTCAATGTCATGTCTTCCAACGGTCACTCTGCCAAGGACAGTGACCGGGAAGTCTTGGCCATCATGAAGGATGTGGCTGTAGAGGATGATACCCATGAGCAGGGGGGAGCACCAGTGACAGAAGAGCCTCCAGAGGAATCTGTACCAGACCAACCTCCACCAGTTGACAAACACCCCAAAATTGAGAATGGTCCATCACCTGTCCTGGCTCAGTCTTTGGAGCCTGTCCCAGAAGCCATGTCACCAGTGCAAGAACAGAAACAGCCATCGTCCAGTGAAGAAGCTGCCAAGTTTCAGATAACCGAATCCGAGCTACCAGGGGCCATAAAGCCCAGGATCCGTAGCCGAATCCCTGTGCTCATCTCTGAAGAAGACTCAGGCTCTGAGCAGTCCTCCTCCCTCTCGGCACGGGCTCGGCTTCAGCAGCGAGCCAGGCAGCTGGACTTGGCCCGCATGCTGGTCCAGAAGCAGCAGGGTCgctggatgaggaggaggatgctaTCTGGGACATCATCATCGTTGTCCTCTGGAGATGATGAGCATCGGAGGGCTTCAGAAACTCTGTCCACCACCGGCTCAGAGGAGGACACTCATACCTCGGACGAGTCCAAGAGGAGCTCCCGTCTCAAACCAACAGAAGAGCAGGGCTCCAAGGAGTGCAGGAGCAGGATCCCCAGGCCCGTCACCCCCGTAAAGAGGCCTTCAGGGAAGTTTGCCACtgttccttctcctctctccttgccAGAGCCCAGCACCACCGAAGGAGCATCGTCCTTCAGTAATGg GCATCAGAAAATTGGACTAAGCACTCTCAGCACCCAACGAAAATCCAAACCTGTCCCACCCAGGTCCTCCTCCTCATGTCCCCGTCCTTCTGCTGTCCCCGTCCAGTCGGGCAGCCCTCGAATGCCCCTCCGAGTCCTATTTGGAACCCGCCGCAGCCTTAGCTCCACCCACTGCAGGACTGACAGCCCCTCCCCTCAGAGAGTATGTCCGTCCAGGCAGCCCCTCTCCGTTCGAGCCCCAACTGTCCCCGTGCTACCGCCCAGGACTACAACAACCATGCGGCGCAGCGCCTCGCAGGAAGCCACCGCTCAGTCATCTTCTAGCACCACGCCCGCTCGGACCAGGCCAAAACCAGCCACTCCAGCTAAGGGGAAACCGAACGCCAGGGAGAAGTCAGTGCCCGCTAGATAA